Proteins encoded by one window of Azospirillum brasilense:
- a CDS encoding general stress protein, whose amino-acid sequence MASKDNGQDEVQSGSGRTSNRGFASMDRDRQRQIASKGGESVPADKRSFSKNPELAAEAGRKGGRSVPASSRSFSKNPSLAAEAGRKGGQASHGGRGAALRPGEGD is encoded by the coding sequence ATGGCCTCGAAAGACAACGGCCAAGACGAAGTCCAATCCGGGAGCGGTCGCACATCGAACCGCGGCTTCGCATCGATGGACCGTGACCGGCAACGCCAGATCGCCAGCAAGGGCGGGGAAAGCGTGCCAGCCGACAAGCGCAGCTTCTCCAAGAACCCGGAACTCGCCGCGGAGGCGGGGCGGAAGGGGGGCCGGAGCGTACCGGCGTCCTCCCGCAGCTTCTCCAAGAACCCATCCCTGGCCGCCGAAGCGGGGCGGAAGGGCGGGCAGGCGAGCCATGGCGGACGCGGGGCCGCCCTGCGTCCGGGCGAAGGCGACTGA
- a CDS encoding TIGR00730 family Rossman fold protein, producing the protein MRICVYAGSNPGTNPAYGEAAEQLGRHMAERGIGLVYGGGRTGLMGRIADSVLAAGGTVTGIIPQFLMDKEVGHQGLQELRVVSTMHERKALMAELSDGFIALPGGIGTLEELFEVWTWAQLGRHDKPCGLLNASGFYDGLAGFLDHVAGERFMQPKHRDMLIVRDTAPGILDAFAAYEPPAVRKWLDEART; encoded by the coding sequence ATGCGGATTTGCGTCTATGCCGGGTCCAACCCCGGCACCAACCCGGCCTATGGCGAGGCCGCGGAGCAGCTTGGCCGCCACATGGCGGAACGTGGCATCGGCCTCGTCTACGGCGGCGGGCGGACCGGCCTGATGGGTCGGATCGCCGACTCGGTCCTGGCGGCGGGCGGCACGGTCACCGGCATCATCCCGCAATTCCTGATGGACAAGGAGGTCGGCCACCAGGGCCTGCAGGAGCTGCGGGTCGTCTCCACCATGCATGAGCGCAAGGCCCTGATGGCCGAGCTGTCGGACGGCTTCATCGCGCTGCCCGGCGGCATCGGCACGCTGGAGGAGCTGTTCGAGGTGTGGACCTGGGCGCAGCTCGGCCGCCACGACAAGCCCTGCGGCCTGCTCAACGCTTCCGGCTTCTACGATGGCTTGGCCGGTTTCCTCGACCATGTGGCGGGGGAACGCTTCATGCAGCCCAAGCACCGCGACATGCTGATCGTCCGCGACACCGCGCCGGGCATCCTGGACGCCTTCGCCGCCTACGAGCCGCCGGCGGTGCGGAAGTGGCTGGACGAGGCCCGCACCTGA
- a CDS encoding diguanylate cyclase — protein sequence MDSQKDRKAAILAATLSSLWADTEPAVRERVTAIALAEAEAISGVFYAILLERPDSNTFLSHTLVQERLRPSLARWITALFTASTDEAIATVLEQNYQVGLIHARINIPLTLVNAGMRIVKKELSARLLAADLSRAQTASAILFVGELLDTVLDNMHEAYLGDLLGNVRHQQSLKMFMSGPNLALEGERLKSSLFDWLRNTVVSFYAHEDRNHASPPPIESSDFGLWLNHKAELTFGRVTELDLIRNRTTRISAKVTAAVEGGWITPAFVKELNNDVTEIAYVLGTIIEKAMEIESGRDPLTRLLTRRFMPAIFQREVAISLRHGKPFAVLLMDADHFKTINDTLGHQAGDSVLSDMAELLHTHVRAGDFVFRYGGEEFLILLTEMDEASLRVKADQLRRTVEEHRFHGAGNGLRVTASIGAALHEGHPDYEHTVRRADAALYEAKRQGRNRVVIA from the coding sequence ATGGACAGCCAGAAAGACCGCAAGGCCGCGATCCTCGCCGCCACGCTGTCGTCGCTGTGGGCGGACACCGAACCCGCCGTGCGCGAGCGCGTGACGGCCATCGCGCTCGCCGAGGCCGAGGCGATCTCGGGCGTCTTCTACGCGATCCTGCTCGAGCGCCCGGACAGCAACACCTTCCTCAGCCACACCCTGGTCCAGGAACGGCTGCGCCCGTCGCTGGCGCGCTGGATCACGGCGCTCTTCACCGCCTCCACCGACGAGGCCATCGCGACGGTGCTGGAGCAGAATTACCAAGTCGGGCTGATCCACGCCCGCATCAACATCCCGCTGACCCTGGTCAACGCCGGGATGCGGATCGTCAAGAAGGAGCTGTCCGCCCGGCTGCTGGCCGCCGACCTCAGCCGCGCCCAGACCGCGTCCGCCATCCTGTTCGTCGGCGAGTTGCTGGACACCGTGCTGGACAACATGCACGAGGCCTATCTGGGCGACCTGCTGGGCAACGTCCGCCACCAGCAGTCGCTGAAGATGTTCATGAGCGGCCCCAATCTTGCGCTGGAGGGCGAGCGGCTGAAATCGTCGCTGTTCGATTGGCTGCGCAACACGGTGGTGTCCTTCTACGCGCATGAGGACCGCAACCACGCAAGCCCGCCGCCCATCGAATCCTCCGATTTCGGCCTGTGGCTGAACCACAAGGCGGAGCTGACCTTCGGCCGCGTCACCGAGCTGGACCTCATCCGCAACCGCACCACCCGCATCAGCGCCAAGGTGACCGCGGCGGTGGAGGGCGGCTGGATCACACCCGCCTTCGTGAAGGAGCTGAACAACGACGTCACGGAGATCGCCTACGTCCTCGGCACCATCATCGAGAAGGCGATGGAGATCGAAAGCGGGCGCGACCCGCTGACCCGCCTGCTGACGCGGCGCTTCATGCCGGCGATCTTCCAGCGCGAGGTCGCCATCAGCCTGCGTCACGGCAAGCCCTTCGCCGTGCTGCTGATGGACGCCGACCATTTCAAGACGATCAACGACACGCTGGGCCACCAGGCGGGCGACTCCGTCCTGTCGGACATGGCCGAACTGCTGCACACCCACGTCCGGGCCGGCGATTTCGTCTTCCGCTACGGCGGGGAGGAGTTCCTCATCCTGCTGACCGAGATGGACGAGGCGTCGCTGCGCGTGAAGGCCGACCAACTGCGCCGAACGGTCGAGGAGCACCGTTTTCACGGCGCCGGGAACGGGCTGCGGGTCACCGCTTCGATCGGGGCGGCCCTGCACGAGGGGCACCCGGATTACGAACACACCGTCCGCCGGGCCGACGCCGCGCTCTACGAGGCCAAGCGCCAGGGCCGCAACCGCGTGGTGATCGCCTGA
- the zapE gene encoding cell division protein ZapE, with amino-acid sequence MSDGPLSLYRARRGTGTLRPDPDQELAAEKLQSLYKALKGYSPQPAGKAGGAKAGWLERFGLGRPRSEPAEAPQGLYMYGGVGRGKSMLMDLFFDTAPVEKKRRVHFHEFMLEVHERIHQHRQSGKSKGKDADDALPELARALADEAWLLCFDEFHVTNVVDAMILGRLFTSLFDLGVVVVATSNWPPDMLYKDGLQRELFLPFIALLKEKLDVLALEGPTDYRLDRLQGKPVYFWPLGPESDARIRQTFETLTDGARGEPTHLSVQGRKVDIACAAKCVALVDFWSLCGKPLGAADYIAIATHFHTVLIHGVPTMKDELRNEAKRFMTLIDALYEHKVNLVVAAEGPPERLYPEGTHAFEFERTVSRLMEMQSEDYLRQQHLT; translated from the coding sequence ATGTCTGACGGACCGCTTTCGCTCTACCGGGCCCGCCGCGGCACCGGGACGCTGCGCCCCGACCCCGACCAGGAGCTGGCCGCCGAGAAGCTCCAGAGCCTCTACAAGGCGTTGAAGGGCTACAGCCCGCAGCCGGCCGGGAAGGCCGGCGGGGCGAAGGCCGGCTGGCTGGAGCGGTTCGGGCTGGGCCGTCCGCGCTCCGAACCGGCGGAGGCGCCGCAGGGCCTCTACATGTACGGCGGCGTCGGGCGCGGCAAGTCGATGCTGATGGACCTGTTCTTCGACACCGCCCCGGTGGAGAAGAAGCGCCGCGTCCATTTCCACGAATTCATGCTGGAGGTGCACGAGCGCATCCACCAGCACCGCCAGTCGGGCAAGAGCAAGGGCAAGGACGCCGACGACGCTCTGCCCGAGCTGGCCCGCGCGCTGGCCGACGAGGCGTGGCTGCTCTGCTTCGACGAGTTCCACGTCACCAACGTCGTGGACGCGATGATCCTGGGCCGGCTGTTCACCAGCCTGTTCGACCTGGGCGTGGTGGTGGTCGCGACCTCCAACTGGCCGCCGGACATGCTCTACAAGGACGGGCTGCAGCGCGAGCTGTTCCTGCCCTTCATCGCCCTGCTCAAGGAAAAGCTCGACGTTCTGGCGCTGGAAGGGCCGACCGACTACCGGCTGGACCGGCTCCAGGGCAAGCCCGTCTATTTCTGGCCGCTCGGCCCGGAAAGCGACGCCAGGATCCGCCAGACCTTCGAGACGCTGACCGACGGCGCCCGGGGCGAACCGACCCATCTGTCGGTCCAGGGCCGGAAGGTGGACATCGCCTGCGCCGCCAAATGCGTCGCGCTGGTGGATTTCTGGAGCCTGTGCGGCAAGCCGCTGGGTGCGGCCGACTACATCGCCATCGCGACGCACTTCCACACCGTGCTGATCCACGGCGTGCCGACGATGAAGGACGAGCTGCGCAACGAGGCCAAGCGCTTCATGACGCTGATCGACGCGCTCTACGAGCACAAGGTCAACCTCGTGGTCGCCGCCGAAGGCCCGCCGGAACGGCTGTACCCCGAGGGCACCCACGCCTTCGAATTCGAACGCACGGTCAGCCGCCTGATGGAGATGCAGTCCGAGGACTACCTGCGCCAGCAGCACCTGACCTGA
- the odhB gene encoding 2-oxoglutarate dehydrogenase complex dihydrolipoyllysine-residue succinyltransferase — MATEIKVPTLGESVSEATVARWLKKVGDAVAADEALVELETDKVTLEVNAPTAGTLAEIVAADGANVGVGALLGVLGEAGAAVAAPAKAAAPVAAPAPAAAPAAAPAPAGNAALADAGPAARKLVAEKGLDAAQIAGTGKDGRITKGDVIDHAAKPAAAPAAAPAAAPQKYQWTAGTAGDRPRAAQEERVRMTRLRQRIAERLKEAQNSAAMLTTFNEVDMTNVMALRNEYKDFFEKRHKVRLGFMSFFVKAAIQALKEIPAVNAEIDGTDLVYKNYYDIGVAVGTPQGLVVPIVRDADKLGFAQIEGKIGELGKKGRDGKLSMDELTGGTFTISNGGVYGSLMSTPIINPPQSAILGMHKTQERPVVVNGKIEIRPMMYLALSYDHRIIDGKEAVTFLVRIKENIEDPRRLLLDV, encoded by the coding sequence GAGGCGACCGTTGCCCGCTGGCTGAAGAAGGTCGGCGACGCGGTCGCCGCCGACGAGGCGCTGGTCGAGCTGGAGACCGACAAGGTCACGCTTGAGGTGAACGCCCCGACCGCCGGCACGCTGGCGGAGATCGTCGCCGCCGACGGCGCCAACGTCGGCGTCGGCGCCCTGCTGGGCGTGCTGGGCGAGGCCGGCGCCGCCGTGGCCGCCCCGGCCAAGGCCGCCGCTCCCGTCGCCGCTCCGGCTCCGGCGGCTGCCCCGGCCGCCGCTCCGGCCCCGGCGGGCAACGCCGCCCTGGCCGACGCCGGCCCGGCCGCCCGCAAGCTGGTCGCCGAGAAGGGCCTCGACGCCGCGCAGATCGCCGGCACGGGCAAGGACGGGCGCATCACCAAGGGCGACGTGATCGACCACGCCGCCAAGCCGGCCGCGGCCCCCGCCGCCGCTCCGGCCGCCGCGCCGCAGAAGTACCAGTGGACCGCCGGCACCGCGGGCGACCGTCCGCGCGCCGCGCAGGAGGAGCGGGTCCGCATGACCCGTCTGCGCCAGCGCATCGCCGAGCGTCTGAAGGAGGCCCAGAACAGCGCCGCCATGCTGACCACCTTCAACGAGGTGGACATGACCAACGTCATGGCGCTGCGCAACGAGTACAAGGACTTCTTCGAGAAGCGCCACAAGGTGCGTCTCGGCTTCATGTCCTTCTTCGTGAAGGCGGCCATCCAGGCGCTGAAGGAAATCCCGGCGGTCAACGCCGAGATCGACGGCACCGACCTCGTCTATAAGAACTATTACGACATCGGCGTCGCCGTCGGCACGCCGCAGGGTCTGGTGGTTCCGATCGTCCGCGACGCCGACAAGCTCGGCTTCGCCCAGATCGAGGGCAAGATCGGCGAGCTGGGCAAGAAGGGCCGCGACGGCAAGCTGTCGATGGACGAGCTGACCGGCGGCACCTTCACGATCTCCAACGGCGGCGTCTACGGCTCGCTGATGTCCACCCCGATCATCAACCCGCCGCAGTCGGCCATCCTGGGCATGCACAAGACCCAGGAGCGTCCGGTCGTCGTGAACGGGAAGATCGAGATCCGCCCGATGATGTATCTGGCCCTGTCCTACGACCACCGCATCATCGACGGCAAGGAGGCGGTGACCTTCCTCGTCCGCATCAAGGAAAACATCGAGGACCCGCGGCGCCTGCTGCTGGACGTCTGA
- the leuD gene encoding 3-isopropylmalate dehydratase small subunit, giving the protein MEKFTVLTGVAAPLPMINVDTDMIIPKQFLKTIKRTGLGKHLFDEMRYTPDGAEVAEFVLNKPAYRSAKILVSGDNFGCGSSREHAPWALADFGIRCIIAPSFADIFFNNCFKNGILPIKLPKEQVDLLLDDASRGSNAIVSVDLEKQEITGPDGGKISFEVDPFRKHCLLNGLDDIGLTMQQAAFIDQYEGKQRGGQPWLWG; this is encoded by the coding sequence ATGGAAAAGTTTACGGTTCTCACCGGTGTTGCGGCGCCGCTGCCGATGATCAACGTCGACACCGACATGATCATTCCCAAGCAATTCCTGAAGACCATCAAGCGGACCGGGCTGGGCAAGCATCTTTTCGACGAGATGCGCTACACCCCCGACGGCGCCGAGGTCGCGGAATTCGTCCTCAACAAGCCGGCCTACCGCAGCGCCAAGATCCTCGTGTCGGGCGACAATTTCGGCTGCGGCTCCTCGCGTGAGCATGCGCCGTGGGCGCTGGCCGATTTCGGCATCCGCTGCATCATCGCGCCGAGCTTCGCGGACATCTTCTTCAACAACTGCTTCAAGAACGGCATCCTGCCGATCAAGCTGCCGAAGGAACAGGTGGACCTGCTGCTCGACGACGCGTCGCGCGGGTCGAACGCCATCGTCTCGGTGGATCTGGAGAAACAGGAGATCACCGGTCCGGACGGCGGCAAGATCAGCTTCGAGGTCGATCCCTTCCGCAAGCATTGCCTGCTGAACGGGCTGGACGACATCGGCCTGACCATGCAGCAGGCCGCCTTCATCGACCAGTATGAAGGCAAGCAGCGCGGCGGCCAGCCCTGGCTCTGGGGCTGA
- a CDS encoding HpcH/HpaI aldolase/citrate lyase family protein, giving the protein MAATARPRRSVLYMPGSNARALEKGRSLPADGLILDLEDAVAPDAKAEARATIKASIAASGYGGRELVVRTNGLNTPWGYDDLVMAASSGADAVLLPKVESPDMVRQAEAVLRANGSPEGQTIWCMMETPLGMLNAKEIAGASPKLGGLVMGTSDLAKDLHAAHTRDRLPMLTSLGLCLLAARAYGLAILDGVHLDLNDEAGFADSCVQGRELGFDGKTLIHPKTIAACNAAFAPSEDEVAHAHRIIQAHAEAVAQGKGVVLVEGRLVENLHVENARRLVAMAEAIRALEAAG; this is encoded by the coding sequence ATGGCCGCCACCGCCCGCCCGCGCCGCAGCGTGCTCTACATGCCCGGCTCCAACGCCCGCGCCCTGGAGAAGGGCCGCAGCCTGCCCGCCGACGGGCTGATCCTCGACCTGGAGGACGCCGTCGCCCCCGACGCCAAGGCGGAGGCCCGCGCCACCATCAAGGCGTCCATCGCCGCGAGCGGCTATGGCGGGCGGGAGCTGGTGGTCCGCACCAACGGGCTGAACACCCCCTGGGGCTACGACGACCTCGTGATGGCGGCCTCCAGCGGCGCCGACGCGGTGCTGCTGCCGAAGGTGGAGAGCCCCGACATGGTCCGCCAGGCCGAGGCGGTGCTGCGCGCCAACGGCTCGCCGGAGGGGCAAACCATCTGGTGCATGATGGAGACGCCGCTCGGCATGCTCAACGCCAAGGAGATCGCCGGGGCCAGCCCGAAGCTGGGCGGGCTGGTGATGGGCACCTCCGACCTCGCCAAGGACCTGCACGCGGCGCACACGCGCGACCGTCTGCCGATGCTGACCAGCCTGGGCCTCTGCCTGCTGGCGGCGCGGGCCTACGGCCTCGCCATCCTCGACGGGGTGCATCTCGACCTGAACGACGAGGCGGGCTTCGCCGACTCCTGCGTCCAGGGGCGGGAGCTTGGCTTCGACGGCAAGACGCTGATCCACCCCAAGACCATCGCCGCCTGCAACGCCGCCTTCGCGCCGAGCGAGGACGAGGTCGCTCACGCCCACCGCATCATCCAGGCCCACGCCGAGGCGGTCGCCCAGGGCAAGGGGGTGGTGCTGGTGGAAGGGCGGCTGGTGGAGAACCTGCACGTCGAGAACGCCCGGCGCCTCGTCGCCATGGCCGAGGCGATCCGGGCGCTGGAGGCGGCGGGCTGA
- the pdxY gene encoding pyridoxal kinase PdxY, with product MKTVISIQSHVAYGYVGNRAAVFPLQRLGCDAIAVNTVQFSNHTGYGEWTGQVFTAEHVADLMDGIAARGVLPTCDALLSGYMGDVGLGQVIVETAARLKAANPRAVYACDPVMGDVGRGFFVRPGLPEFIRDHAVPAADLMTPNQFELEYLTGRTVETLDDALAATAALRERGPRLVLVTSLTRKDADPGHIEMLADDRDGAWLVSTPRLPLDPPPNGSGDAVAALFLAHYLKAFDPAEALEQAAAAIYAIFQTTRRMGTRELQLIAAQDEFVNPSQRFTVTRVR from the coding sequence ATGAAGACCGTCATTTCGATCCAGTCCCACGTCGCGTACGGCTATGTCGGCAACCGGGCCGCGGTGTTCCCGCTGCAACGGCTGGGCTGCGACGCCATCGCGGTGAACACGGTGCAGTTCTCCAACCACACCGGCTACGGCGAATGGACCGGCCAGGTCTTCACGGCGGAGCATGTGGCCGACCTGATGGACGGAATCGCCGCGCGCGGCGTCCTGCCCACCTGCGACGCTCTGCTCTCCGGCTACATGGGCGACGTCGGGCTGGGACAGGTGATCGTCGAGACGGCGGCCCGGCTGAAGGCCGCCAACCCGCGCGCCGTCTACGCCTGCGACCCGGTGATGGGCGACGTCGGGCGCGGCTTCTTCGTGCGCCCCGGCCTGCCGGAGTTCATCCGCGACCATGCCGTCCCCGCCGCCGACCTGATGACCCCCAACCAGTTCGAGCTGGAGTATCTGACCGGCCGGACGGTGGAAACGCTGGACGACGCGCTGGCCGCCACCGCCGCCCTGCGGGAGCGCGGCCCGCGGCTGGTCCTGGTGACCAGCCTGACCCGCAAGGACGCCGACCCCGGCCACATCGAGATGCTGGCCGACGACCGCGACGGCGCGTGGCTGGTCTCGACCCCGCGACTGCCGCTGGACCCGCCGCCCAACGGGTCGGGCGATGCGGTGGCCGCGCTGTTCCTGGCCCATTACCTGAAGGCCTTCGACCCGGCCGAAGCGCTGGAGCAGGCGGCGGCGGCCATCTACGCCATCTTCCAGACCACCCGCCGGATGGGCACGCGGGAGCTGCAACTGATCGCGGCGCAGGACGAGTTCGTGAACCCCAGCCAGCGCTTCACGGTCACCCGCGTCCGGTAA
- a CDS encoding ATP-binding protein yields MASRNPVRDTTLPPSGTGAAGPTPSGLGERLFEVLGSVRFLMRASGVAFIVVVNAMIAYGVWQRHAEAIEGAERSTRNLARILEEQAVRTVFSVDLLLSDLVTVLDTHPQARTVAAPSVNALLRNRRDAIGPVSGLVVVDEQGRVLHHSADSSPPAFDLTNRPYFAVHREEGASDGGLHVGAPIASIAFPGTYVIPMSRRWSHPDGSFAGVVVAMINPLRLGAGFEGLRLGLEGTVTLALADGTVLIHRPWDEGRRRLATLAEWPEVDAALRTRDAATLDSVLPTDGRPSVASVRRVADYPFTVAATLPKAEALGEWKRDSAVWIAMGLAMSVVIALLTWYVERQQSRREQDQNRLERASRRIRGILESMVDAVVTIDSRGIIETFNPAAERMFGYAEAEVVGQSVNILLPEGFRVGHDRSMAEYRPNAGSRIIGNDREVLALRRDGSTFPINLAVSALRLGGPDGEGGPGDAGGAVRRVFVGVIRDVTKRRQQEAELLASKSQAEMANRAKSEFLANMSHELRTPLNAIIGFSEILDSEFFGALNERQKSCAKDIHDSGKHLLDIVNAVLDMSKIEAGRYELSEEVIDPCEAVAQCLTMVRDRAADNGVDLRNGVSGGLPAVWVDRRAFKQVLLNLLSNAVKFTPDGGSVTLAARVEEDGALALSVADTGIGIPKEFMEHLFQPFRQADNSASRQFEGTGLGLSISKNFMELHGGSLTCDSTLGAGTTMTLRLPAERVMKPEDTAVRIAAALV; encoded by the coding sequence ATGGCCAGCCGCAATCCGGTTCGCGACACGACCTTGCCGCCCTCCGGAACGGGGGCCGCCGGACCGACCCCCTCCGGATTGGGGGAGCGGCTGTTCGAGGTGCTGGGGTCGGTGCGCTTCCTGATGAGGGCGTCGGGCGTGGCCTTCATCGTCGTGGTCAACGCGATGATCGCCTACGGCGTCTGGCAGCGCCACGCCGAGGCCATCGAGGGGGCCGAGCGGTCGACCCGCAACCTCGCCCGCATCCTGGAGGAGCAGGCCGTCCGCACGGTGTTCAGCGTGGACCTGCTGCTGTCCGATCTGGTCACCGTCCTGGACACCCACCCGCAGGCGCGCACCGTGGCGGCGCCGTCGGTGAACGCCCTTCTGCGCAACCGCCGCGACGCCATCGGCCCGGTTTCCGGACTGGTCGTGGTGGACGAGCAGGGCCGTGTGCTGCACCATTCCGCCGACAGCAGCCCGCCGGCCTTCGACCTGACCAACCGGCCCTATTTCGCGGTCCACCGGGAAGAGGGCGCGTCGGACGGCGGGCTTCACGTCGGCGCGCCGATCGCCAGCATCGCCTTCCCCGGCACCTACGTCATCCCGATGAGCCGCCGCTGGTCCCACCCGGACGGGAGCTTCGCCGGGGTGGTGGTCGCCATGATCAACCCGCTGCGGCTGGGGGCCGGCTTCGAGGGGTTGCGGCTGGGGCTGGAGGGCACGGTCACCCTGGCGCTGGCCGACGGCACGGTGCTGATCCACCGTCCCTGGGACGAGGGCCGCCGGCGCCTCGCCACGCTGGCCGAATGGCCGGAGGTCGACGCCGCGCTGCGCACCCGGGACGCGGCGACGCTGGACAGCGTGCTGCCCACCGACGGGCGCCCCAGCGTCGCCAGCGTCCGCCGCGTCGCCGATTATCCCTTCACCGTCGCCGCCACCCTGCCGAAGGCCGAAGCGCTGGGCGAATGGAAGCGCGACAGCGCGGTGTGGATCGCCATGGGCCTCGCCATGTCCGTGGTGATCGCCTTGCTGACCTGGTACGTGGAGCGGCAGCAGTCCCGGCGGGAGCAGGACCAGAACCGGCTGGAGCGCGCCTCCCGCCGCATCCGCGGCATCCTGGAATCCATGGTGGACGCGGTGGTCACCATCGACTCCCGCGGCATCATCGAGACCTTCAACCCCGCGGCCGAGCGCATGTTCGGCTATGCCGAGGCGGAGGTGGTGGGGCAGAGCGTCAACATCCTGCTGCCGGAGGGTTTCCGCGTCGGCCACGACCGCTCGATGGCCGAGTATCGGCCGAACGCCGGCTCGCGCATCATCGGCAACGATCGCGAGGTCCTGGCGCTGCGCCGCGACGGCAGCACCTTCCCGATAAATCTGGCGGTCAGCGCGTTGCGGCTGGGCGGACCGGACGGAGAGGGTGGTCCGGGCGATGCCGGCGGCGCGGTGCGGCGCGTCTTCGTCGGCGTCATCCGCGACGTCACCAAGCGCCGGCAGCAGGAGGCCGAACTGCTCGCCTCCAAGAGTCAGGCGGAGATGGCCAACCGCGCCAAGTCCGAGTTCCTGGCCAACATGAGCCACGAGCTGCGCACGCCGCTGAACGCCATCATCGGCTTCTCGGAAATCCTCGACAGCGAATTCTTCGGCGCGTTGAACGAGCGCCAGAAGTCCTGCGCCAAGGACATCCACGACAGCGGCAAGCATCTGCTGGACATCGTGAACGCCGTGCTCGACATGTCGAAGATCGAGGCGGGCCGCTACGAACTGTCCGAAGAGGTGATCGACCCCTGCGAGGCGGTGGCCCAGTGCCTGACCATGGTCCGCGACCGCGCCGCCGACAATGGGGTGGACCTGCGCAACGGCGTGTCCGGCGGCCTTCCCGCCGTCTGGGTGGACCGCCGCGCCTTCAAGCAGGTGCTGCTGAACCTGCTGTCCAACGCGGTGAAGTTCACGCCCGACGGCGGCAGCGTCACTCTGGCCGCCCGCGTCGAGGAGGACGGCGCCCTTGCCCTCTCGGTGGCCGACACCGGCATCGGCATCCCGAAGGAATTCATGGAGCATCTGTTCCAGCCCTTCCGGCAGGCCGACAACTCGGCCAGCCGCCAGTTCGAGGGCACCGGGCTGGGGCTGTCGATCTCCAAGAACTTCATGGAGCTGCACGGCGGCTCTTTGACTTGCGACAGCACGCTCGGCGCTGGGACTACCATGACCCTGCGCCTGCCCGCCGAGCGGGTGATGAAGCCGGAGGACACCGCCGTGAGGATCGCGGCGGCGCTGGTGTGA
- the leuB gene encoding 3-isopropylmalate dehydrogenase yields MPANKKLLFLPGDGIGPEVMRQVRRVIDWLDRKRNVTFDVTEGLVGGAAIDAYGVPLKDETLADALAADAVMLGAVGGPKWDNPTDYTKRPEAGLLSLRKELNLFANLRPAVVFDALVDASTLKADVIKGLDILIVRELTGGVYFGEPRGITDIGNGERRGVNTQVYTTSEIRRVARVAFELARKRGNKLHSMEKANVMESGLLWRQEVTKLHQEEFSDVTLEHMYADNGAMQLLKNPKQFDVIVTDNLFGDILSDEAAMMTGSLGMLPSASLGAPDANGQRKALYEPVHGSAPDIAGRDLANPCATLLSFAMCLRYSFNMDEEAKMLEKAVQNVLSGGMRTADIMAPGMARCSTTVMGDSILRELDKLAS; encoded by the coding sequence ATGCCCGCCAACAAGAAGCTTCTGTTTTTGCCCGGCGACGGGATCGGTCCGGAGGTCATGCGCCAGGTGCGCCGGGTCATCGACTGGCTCGACCGCAAGCGCAACGTCACCTTCGACGTCACCGAGGGGCTGGTCGGCGGTGCGGCGATCGATGCCTACGGCGTTCCCCTGAAGGACGAGACGCTGGCCGACGCCCTGGCGGCGGACGCGGTGATGCTGGGCGCCGTCGGCGGCCCGAAGTGGGACAACCCCACCGACTACACCAAGCGTCCGGAAGCCGGCCTGCTGTCGCTCCGCAAGGAACTGAACCTGTTCGCCAACCTGCGCCCGGCGGTGGTGTTCGACGCCCTGGTCGACGCTTCGACCCTGAAGGCCGACGTCATCAAGGGCCTGGACATCCTGATCGTCCGCGAGCTGACCGGCGGCGTCTATTTCGGTGAGCCGCGCGGCATCACCGACATCGGCAACGGCGAGCGCCGCGGCGTCAACACCCAGGTCTACACGACCAGCGAGATCCGCCGCGTCGCCCGCGTCGCCTTCGAGCTGGCGCGCAAGCGCGGCAACAAGCTCCACTCGATGGAGAAGGCCAACGTGATGGAATCGGGCCTCCTGTGGCGCCAGGAAGTCACGAAGCTCCATCAGGAGGAGTTCTCCGACGTCACGCTGGAGCACATGTACGCCGACAACGGCGCCATGCAGCTGCTGAAGAACCCGAAGCAGTTCGACGTGATCGTCACCGACAACCTGTTCGGCGACATCCTGTCGGACGAGGCGGCGATGATGACCGGCTCGCTCGGCATGCTGCCGTCGGCCTCGCTCGGCGCCCCGGACGCCAACGGCCAGCGCAAGGCGCTCTACGAGCCGGTGCACGGCTCCGCTCCGGACATCGCCGGCCGCGACCTCGCCAACCCCTGCGCGACGCTGCTGTCCTTCGCGATGTGCCTGCGCTACTCGTTCAACATGGACGAGGAGGCGAAGATGCTGGAGAAGGCCGTGCAGAACGTGCTGTCGGGCGGCATGCGCACGGCGGACATCATGGCGCCGGGCATGGCCCGCTGCTCCACGACCGTCATGGGCGACTCGATCCTGCGCGAGCTGGACAAGCTGGCCTCCTGA